One part of the [Synechococcus] sp. NIES-970 genome encodes these proteins:
- the purK gene encoding phosphoribosylaminoimidazole carboxylase, ATPase subunit, which yields MKYRVGVIGGGQLAWMMGAEARRLGMELWVQTPNASDPGVSNADQVVIGAIDDLEATKKLVENCNVVTFENEFVDLAALDTLVKKGARFFPSLAFLAPLLDKYDQRHCCQQLAIPVPDFALWRLGEPLPEGWQFPFVVKARRHGYDGKGTFIVNNIAELQALPETLANTPLLLESFVPFEQELAVMVARNRQGEIRIFPTVETQQIDQVCRWALAPAAVSQAVLNQVENIARTLAEKLNLVGIMGIELFLTPQGQVLVNEIAPRTHNSGHFSLDACQTSQFAMQLQAIADLPLGNTDMMTPAAVMVNLLGFEHSIGNYAHKRQMLSQIPHSHVHWYDKTSASPGRKLGHITIFSDTNQRDALRAIAQQVETIWYEGKSPT from the coding sequence ATGAAATATCGAGTAGGTGTGATTGGGGGCGGCCAGTTGGCTTGGATGATGGGGGCCGAGGCGCGCCGTCTCGGGATGGAACTGTGGGTCCAGACCCCCAATGCCAGTGACCCTGGGGTTTCCAATGCAGACCAAGTGGTGATTGGGGCGATCGATGACCTAGAAGCCACAAAAAAGCTAGTAGAAAACTGTAATGTGGTCACTTTTGAAAATGAATTTGTCGATCTCGCTGCCCTCGATACTCTAGTGAAAAAAGGCGCTCGTTTTTTCCCTTCCTTAGCATTTCTTGCGCCTCTCCTAGATAAATATGACCAGCGCCATTGTTGCCAACAGTTGGCGATTCCAGTGCCGGATTTTGCCTTGTGGCGCTTGGGGGAACCTTTACCTGAGGGCTGGCAATTTCCCTTTGTGGTAAAAGCCCGGCGCCATGGCTATGACGGGAAAGGGACATTTATTGTGAACAATATTGCAGAGCTCCAGGCTTTGCCAGAGACCCTTGCGAATACGCCCCTCCTGCTGGAATCATTTGTGCCCTTTGAACAGGAATTAGCGGTGATGGTTGCCCGTAACCGTCAAGGAGAAATTCGTATTTTTCCGACGGTGGAAACCCAGCAAATTGACCAGGTTTGTCGGTGGGCCTTAGCGCCGGCGGCGGTGTCCCAGGCAGTGCTTAATCAGGTGGAAAATATTGCTCGGACGTTGGCGGAAAAATTAAACTTGGTTGGCATTATGGGTATTGAGCTGTTCCTCACGCCCCAGGGACAAGTGCTTGTTAATGAGATTGCCCCCCGGACGCACAATTCTGGTCACTTTAGCTTAGATGCCTGTCAGACCTCTCAATTTGCGATGCAACTCCAGGCGATCGCCGATCTTCCCTTGGGCAATACGGACATGATGACCCCCGCTGCGGTGATGGTGAATCTATTGGGATTCGAGCACAGTATCGGTAACTACGCCCACAAGCGGCAGATGTTGAGCCAGATTCCCCATAGCCATGTTCATTGGTATGACAAAACCAGTGCCAGCCCAGGCCGGAAACTGGGTCATATTACAATTTTCAGCGACACCAACCAGCGGGACGCACTACGGGCGATCGCCCAGCAGGTAGAAACCATCTGGTATGAAGGCAAAAGTCCCACCTAG
- a CDS encoding hypothetical protein (conserved hypothetical protein), whose translation MLKVFVYGTLQPGEVNFPRYCQSHGPQVTRALIPGQLYHLPVGYPALVPGSGWVEGCLLSFADGAVLAKLDELEDYQPGRSPAENEYQRVKALIYADPQTILTEAWVYVMTPQKIAQLGGVPFVGSRWCGLPTVG comes from the coding sequence ATGTTAAAGGTTTTTGTTTATGGCACCCTCCAGCCTGGAGAAGTAAATTTTCCCCGTTATTGCCAATCCCATGGTCCCCAGGTCACACGGGCCTTGATCCCCGGCCAGCTCTACCATTTACCTGTCGGTTATCCGGCCCTCGTTCCGGGATCGGGTTGGGTGGAGGGCTGTCTCCTGAGTTTTGCGGATGGGGCCGTTTTGGCAAAGCTCGACGAACTGGAAGATTATCAACCGGGGCGATCGCCTGCAGAAAATGAATATCAACGGGTCAAAGCCCTCATCTATGCTGACCCGCAAACAATCCTCACCGAAGCTTGGGTTTATGTGATGACCCCACAAAAAATAGCCCAATTGGGTGGTGTGCCTTTCGTGGGTTCCCGTTGGTGTGGGTTGCCCACAGTGGGCTAG
- a CDS encoding regulatory component encodes MEKRYSILLVDDEPGVREAVQAYLEDDEALTVTTAENATRAWEILQTLTPDLVISDVMMPQVDGYQFLGQLREDPRFTTLPVIFLTARGMTGDRIQGYQAGCDAYLPKPFEPEELEAIVKNLLTRGEAIAQQGSGGSNLEGIAQDLREIKQFLGQQNQLVTTPAPLKIDLTPREQSVLDLVAQGLMNKEIAKDLETSVRNVEKYVSRLFSKTGTNSRTELVRYALKHGLTQ; translated from the coding sequence ATGGAAAAACGTTACAGCATTTTGTTGGTGGATGATGAACCGGGGGTGCGGGAGGCGGTGCAGGCCTATCTAGAGGACGATGAAGCCTTGACCGTTACCACCGCTGAGAATGCCACAAGAGCCTGGGAAATACTGCAAACTTTGACACCAGATCTTGTTATTTCTGATGTGATGATGCCCCAGGTGGATGGCTATCAGTTTCTCGGACAACTGCGGGAAGATCCCCGTTTTACCACCCTCCCCGTGATTTTCCTCACGGCGCGCGGCATGACAGGCGATCGCATTCAAGGTTACCAAGCCGGCTGTGATGCCTATTTACCGAAACCCTTTGAACCAGAAGAGCTCGAAGCGATTGTAAAAAATCTTTTGACCCGTGGCGAGGCGATCGCCCAACAGGGGAGCGGCGGCAGTAATCTCGAGGGGATTGCCCAGGATCTGCGGGAAATCAAGCAGTTCCTTGGCCAGCAAAACCAACTGGTCACCACCCCAGCGCCGTTAAAAATTGACCTCACCCCCAGGGAACAAAGTGTCCTAGATCTGGTGGCCCAGGGCTTGATGAACAAAGAAATCGCCAAGGATCTAGAGACCAGCGTCCGCAACGTCGAGAAATACGTTAGTCGCCTATTTAGCAAAACCGGAACCAATAGTCGGACAGAATTGGTACGCTACGCCCTTAAGCATGGCTTGACCCAATAA
- a CDS encoding hypothetical protein (conserved hypothetical protein), translating into MPQPQQQDQVHPQANRDRLIVDSLLKGEPSEQALVELARLHIRYQGFPGAREIQRDLQLLFQQWGLTEETLFATTREIHRAGRAYKHLRHGEEQQDWS; encoded by the coding sequence ATGCCCCAGCCCCAACAGCAGGATCAAGTCCATCCCCAAGCTAACCGCGATCGCCTAATTGTCGATAGCCTCCTCAAGGGGGAACCCAGCGAGCAAGCCTTGGTGGAATTGGCGCGGCTCCATATCCGTTATCAGGGCTTTCCGGGAGCCAGGGAAATTCAGCGGGATTTACAACTACTCTTTCAACAGTGGGGTCTGACGGAAGAAACGCTGTTTGCCACCACCAGGGAAATCCATCGGGCGGGGCGGGCCTACAAACATCTGCGCCATGGCGAGGAGCAACAGGATTGGAGTTAA
- the pyrF/pyrE gene encoding PyrF/pyrE bifunctional enzyme — MELTHLSFTEKLTGAIASQNTLLVAGLDPNPEMLPPDLQAGDLLENLETWLLGIIAQTQDLVCAYKPTLGFYQALGVPGMQLLETVLAQIPAQIPVILDAKHADLNTSSLFAQAVFETWHVDAVTLSAYPGQDHIAPFLRYGDKGVFLQCRTSNPGARSIQDYPEAEKPFYLHLIQEIKQWGTPEQLFLEIGSDRPEIFRQVRTLAPERWILARSIWQQSQNLEEIIHQGLNFNGSGLLIPIPNDDLSQTDCRTPVAQLREKVEQIRGRYTPSNARCDLLQAPTDFPAVHPEAELIVQLFDVGCLLFGEYVQASGATFSYYIDLRKIISNPQVFNQVLNAYGAIASRLTFDRIAGIPYGSLPTATGLALKLNYPMIYPRKEVKAHGTRRVIEGHFEPRETILVVDDVLITGKSIVEGANKLESAGLKVKDMIVLIDHEGGVKDRIQAQGYQIHAILKISEITETLFQAGRITQAQYRCLVHS, encoded by the coding sequence TTGGAGTTAACCCACCTCAGTTTCACCGAAAAACTCACCGGGGCGATCGCGTCCCAAAATACCCTCCTGGTGGCGGGCCTGGATCCGAACCCAGAAATGTTACCGCCCGACCTGCAAGCCGGGGATTTACTCGAAAATCTCGAAACTTGGCTCCTGGGAATTATTGCCCAAACCCAGGATCTCGTCTGTGCCTACAAGCCGACCCTCGGTTTTTACCAAGCCCTAGGCGTACCGGGGATGCAACTGTTAGAGACGGTTTTGGCCCAGATTCCTGCGCAGATTCCGGTGATCCTCGATGCCAAGCACGCCGATCTCAATACCAGCAGCCTTTTTGCCCAGGCGGTTTTTGAAACTTGGCACGTAGATGCCGTTACCCTGAGCGCCTACCCTGGCCAAGACCACATTGCTCCGTTTTTGCGCTATGGCGATAAGGGGGTTTTCCTCCAGTGCCGCACCTCAAACCCCGGTGCTAGAAGCATTCAAGATTATCCTGAAGCGGAAAAACCTTTTTATCTGCATCTGATCCAGGAAATTAAGCAGTGGGGCACACCGGAACAACTGTTTTTAGAAATCGGCAGCGATCGCCCAGAAATTTTTCGTCAAGTGCGCACCCTTGCCCCGGAGCGTTGGATCCTCGCCCGGAGCATCTGGCAACAGAGCCAAAACCTGGAAGAAATTATCCACCAAGGCCTCAATTTTAATGGGTCTGGCCTGTTGATCCCCATTCCCAATGATGACCTGAGCCAAACAGATTGCCGGACGCCCGTCGCCCAACTGCGGGAAAAAGTTGAACAAATCCGCGGCCGCTACACCCCCAGCAATGCCCGTTGTGATCTCCTCCAAGCGCCGACAGATTTCCCCGCAGTACACCCTGAAGCAGAATTGATCGTGCAGTTGTTCGATGTGGGTTGTCTGCTTTTTGGGGAATATGTACAAGCTTCGGGGGCGACTTTTTCCTATTACATTGACCTGCGCAAAATTATTTCTAACCCCCAGGTGTTTAACCAGGTACTTAATGCCTACGGGGCGATCGCCTCTCGGCTGACCTTTGACCGCATCGCCGGGATTCCCTATGGATCGTTGCCCACGGCGACGGGTTTGGCCCTCAAGTTAAACTACCCGATGATCTACCCCCGTAAGGAAGTAAAGGCCCATGGTACGAGGCGAGTGATTGAAGGACATTTTGAACCAAGGGAAACAATCCTCGTGGTAGATGATGTGCTGATTACGGGCAAAAGCATCGTCGAAGGGGCCAACAAACTGGAATCAGCGGGACTTAAAGTCAAAGATATGATCGTGCTCATTGACCATGAGGGGGGCGTCAAAGACCGGATCCAGGCCCAAGGTTACCAAATCCACGCTATTTTAAAAATCTCAGAGATTACCGAAACCCTTTTTCAGGCGGGTCGCATTACTCAAGCGCAATACCGCTGTCTGGTGCATTCCTAG
- a CDS encoding ABC transporter permease protein has product MGLHLVEHLQMAIATLRTNKMRSGLTMLGIIIGNASVIAMVGLGQGAQRLAAEQFESLGSNVLFIIPGSRAAQRTTFDLPRTLVLTDAEAIAKQVPNVVAVAPQINSRGLVQFRGINKDSLVLGVTPEFIEVREFTLDQGRFISESDVERNQRVAVIGSEIADQLFSTTEPVGQKLRINNISFDVVGVMAEKGASFGTNQDDAVYMPLTTMSNQIVGRTSPYGTELTFISVSSESEDRVRAMTFQIENLLRLRHKIVDEDDFSVQSQQDLLDVANTITGALTTMLAAIAGISLLVGGIGIMNIMLVSVTERTKEIGLRKALGATQNDILYQFLIESVILAAIGGLFGTGLGVGGVFIANVLTPLSAPVSVTAIVMAVGVSGGIGLFFGVFPARQAARLDPIVALRSE; this is encoded by the coding sequence ATGGGACTACATCTGGTTGAACATCTGCAAATGGCGATCGCCACCCTGCGCACCAACAAAATGCGCAGTGGCCTGACCATGCTTGGGATCATCATTGGTAACGCCTCGGTAATTGCGATGGTGGGCCTCGGTCAAGGGGCCCAACGGCTCGCAGCAGAACAGTTTGAATCCCTCGGCTCCAATGTGCTGTTTATTATCCCTGGCTCCCGAGCGGCTCAACGCACCACCTTCGATCTGCCGCGCACCCTTGTTTTGACCGATGCAGAGGCGATCGCCAAGCAAGTTCCTAATGTGGTTGCCGTCGCCCCCCAGATCAATAGTCGGGGTTTAGTCCAATTTCGGGGGATCAATAAAGACTCTCTTGTTCTGGGGGTGACACCTGAATTTATCGAAGTGCGAGAGTTCACCCTCGACCAGGGCCGTTTCATTAGCGAAAGTGATGTGGAGCGTAACCAACGGGTAGCCGTAATTGGTTCAGAAATTGCCGACCAGTTGTTTAGCACCACCGAACCTGTGGGACAAAAACTGCGGATTAATAACATCTCCTTTGACGTGGTGGGAGTGATGGCAGAGAAAGGCGCGTCCTTCGGCACAAACCAAGATGACGCCGTTTATATGCCCCTGACGACAATGTCCAACCAGATTGTTGGGCGCACCTCCCCCTATGGCACAGAATTAACCTTTATTTCCGTTTCCAGCGAAAGTGAAGACCGGGTGCGGGCAATGACCTTCCAGATTGAAAACCTCCTACGTCTACGCCACAAAATCGTCGATGAAGATGACTTTAGCGTCCAAAGTCAGCAGGATTTGTTAGATGTTGCCAATACTATTACTGGTGCATTAACCACGATGTTAGCGGCGATCGCCGGAATTTCCCTCCTCGTTGGCGGCATCGGCATTATGAATATCATGCTGGTTTCCGTCACCGAACGCACCAAAGAAATTGGTCTCCGCAAAGCCCTCGGCGCAACCCAAAACGATATTTTGTACCAATTCTTGATCGAGTCGGTAATCTTAGCAGCGATTGGTGGGCTTTTTGGCACAGGCTTGGGGGTCGGGGGGGTCTTTATTGCCAATGTGTTAACGCCCCTCTCCGCACCAGTTTCTGTGACAGCAATTGTGATGGCGGTCGGCGTTTCGGGTGGAATTGGCCTATTTTTTGGGGTTTTCCCGGCGCGGCAAGCTGCCCGTTTAGACCCGATTGTCGCCCTCAGAAGTGAGTAA
- a CDS encoding SNF2 helicase, putative, with amino-acid sequence MALVHGTWIFQAQQAYFFLWCEVWRSGSEVLPPPSYPFGGDRHSLETQLQSDGVTVPENAQWLETTIALPSTKGTKTKPTVPLLSQQSPVPKTLVWADWEISGLALNPRQTAHLLQALPLTAASLAGDLRFWWQVCRWSLDLVVRRKFLPHLASLESGESLATWIPLLDSVTEQQRLAQFLRQMPGICQGNQPAAPILLSFLTAMVDAQIRPHAKPLQNFPKTSVVLSWCDRLSKAKATFEDAPRSLTHAYANWTFPLRDYLVQPPDFSLKQPLFRGCFQLLPPEKDQDTWRLQYGLQALGNVQEMVTADAIWHDPRQPQEMFLKGLGLASRLYGPIRESLNEPQPCGCSLDAIQAYEFIRSVAWQLRDKGLGVMLPEGLEAGTNEVRLGLKISARIQDESRLNLQSLLQYKLEVAVGETTLSAEEFQDLLARRSPLVEVNGQWLALQPTDVRAAQEIYRAKISEQPLRVEDALRLGAEPGQVFAKLPVVGFEASGALRELLDHLTNNEALKLIDPPASLQGTLRPYQHKGMSWLSFLQQWGLGACLADDMGLGKTIQAIAFLLTLQEAKKLTKPVLLVCPTSVVSNWEREIHKFAPGLKTLIHHGDRRAKGKNFASSAKKYQVILTSYPLVFRDQKELETVSWQGIILDEAQNIKNPQAKQSEAVRALDSGFRIALTGTPVENRLRELWSILDFLNPNFLGSQQFFQRRFAIPIEKYGDRQTLHSLRKLTQPFILRRLKTDKTIIQDLPEKQEMEVFCSLSKDQANLYQKLVDESLVEIENTEGIKRRGLILTLLLRLKQICNHPVLLQSKPQLGKNFAQRSGKLQRLEEMLEELISEGDRALIFTQFSEWGKLLQPYLQERLGQEVIFLYGATKREARQQMCDRFQNDPNGPPIFILSLKAGGTGLNLTRANHVFHVDRWWNPAVEDQATDRAFRIGQKQNVQVHKFVSTGTLEEKISAMIANKKDLAEQTVDTGENWLTELDTNQLRDLLLLERDRLMED; translated from the coding sequence ATGGCACTGGTACACGGCACTTGGATTTTTCAGGCACAGCAAGCCTACTTTTTTTTGTGGTGTGAAGTCTGGCGCAGTGGGTCTGAGGTGCTGCCCCCTCCCAGCTATCCTTTTGGGGGCGATCGCCACAGCCTCGAAACCCAATTGCAGAGCGACGGTGTCACAGTTCCCGAAAATGCCCAGTGGCTAGAGACAACCATTGCTTTACCCAGTACCAAGGGGACGAAGACGAAGCCAACAGTCCCCCTGCTGTCTCAACAGAGCCCAGTCCCCAAAACCCTGGTTTGGGCAGACTGGGAAATATCTGGCTTAGCCCTCAACCCTCGTCAGACCGCTCATCTTCTCCAAGCATTACCCCTCACCGCTGCCAGCCTTGCTGGTGACCTGCGCTTTTGGTGGCAAGTGTGCCGCTGGAGCTTAGATCTGGTGGTGCGACGAAAGTTTTTGCCCCACCTTGCTTCCCTAGAAAGCGGCGAATCTCTGGCTACCTGGATTCCCCTTTTAGATAGCGTTACGGAACAACAGCGTCTTGCCCAGTTTTTGCGACAGATGCCAGGCATTTGCCAGGGCAATCAGCCAGCAGCCCCGATTTTACTGAGCTTTCTAACGGCGATGGTGGATGCCCAGATTCGTCCCCACGCCAAGCCGCTACAAAATTTTCCTAAAACCTCAGTGGTTTTGTCGTGGTGCGATCGCCTCTCAAAGGCAAAGGCCACTTTTGAAGATGCGCCACGGTCACTGACCCATGCCTATGCGAATTGGACATTTCCACTGCGAGATTATCTGGTGCAACCGCCGGACTTTAGCCTCAAACAGCCTTTATTTCGTGGTTGTTTCCAGCTCTTGCCGCCGGAGAAAGATCAAGACACTTGGCGACTGCAATACGGCCTCCAAGCCCTCGGCAATGTCCAGGAAATGGTGACTGCCGATGCAATATGGCATGATCCTCGTCAACCCCAGGAAATGTTTCTCAAGGGTCTTGGCCTTGCTTCCCGTCTATATGGACCAATTCGTGAGAGCCTAAATGAACCCCAGCCCTGTGGTTGCTCCCTTGATGCGATCCAAGCCTATGAATTTATCCGGTCGGTGGCCTGGCAGCTGCGAGATAAGGGCTTGGGTGTCATGCTCCCAGAAGGTCTTGAAGCCGGTACTAACGAAGTGCGTCTGGGCCTGAAAATTTCGGCCCGGATTCAGGATGAAAGCCGCCTAAATCTCCAAAGTCTTCTGCAATATAAACTGGAAGTAGCGGTGGGAGAAACCACCCTAAGCGCCGAGGAATTTCAAGATCTTCTCGCACGGCGATCGCCCCTTGTGGAGGTCAATGGCCAATGGTTGGCGTTGCAACCGACGGATGTGCGGGCCGCCCAGGAAATTTACCGTGCGAAAATCAGTGAGCAGCCCCTGCGGGTAGAAGATGCCCTGCGGTTGGGGGCAGAACCGGGCCAGGTGTTTGCAAAGCTCCCGGTGGTGGGCTTTGAGGCGTCGGGGGCGCTGCGGGAACTGCTCGATCATTTAACCAATAATGAAGCCCTCAAGCTGATTGATCCCCCCGCATCTCTCCAGGGAACCCTCCGGCCCTACCAGCATAAGGGGATGAGTTGGTTGAGCTTTTTGCAACAATGGGGTTTAGGGGCCTGCCTCGCCGATGACATGGGTTTGGGGAAAACGATCCAGGCGATCGCCTTTTTATTAACCCTCCAGGAAGCAAAAAAATTAACCAAGCCTGTGCTGTTGGTTTGCCCGACTTCGGTGGTGAGCAACTGGGAGCGGGAAATCCATAAGTTTGCCCCTGGCCTGAAAACCTTGATTCACCATGGCGATCGTCGCGCCAAGGGGAAAAATTTCGCCAGCAGTGCAAAAAAATATCAAGTGATTCTAACCAGCTATCCCCTTGTTTTCCGGGATCAAAAAGAACTAGAAACGGTTTCCTGGCAGGGGATTATCCTCGATGAAGCCCAAAATATTAAAAATCCCCAGGCGAAACAGTCCGAAGCGGTACGCGCCCTTGATTCTGGTTTTCGGATTGCCCTGACGGGAACGCCGGTGGAAAATCGCCTCCGGGAACTGTGGTCGATTCTCGATTTTCTTAACCCGAACTTCCTCGGTAGCCAACAATTTTTCCAGCGGCGCTTTGCGATTCCCATCGAAAAATATGGCGATCGCCAAACCCTCCATAGCCTGCGCAAACTCACCCAACCCTTTATCCTGCGTCGCCTCAAAACCGACAAAACCATCATCCAAGATTTGCCAGAAAAACAAGAAATGGAGGTGTTTTGCAGCCTTTCTAAAGACCAAGCAAATCTCTACCAAAAGCTGGTGGATGAATCTCTGGTGGAAATTGAAAATACCGAGGGCATTAAACGGCGCGGCCTAATCCTGACCCTTCTGCTGCGTCTCAAACAAATTTGTAATCATCCGGTTTTACTCCAGAGTAAACCCCAACTCGGCAAAAACTTTGCCCAGCGCTCCGGCAAACTCCAACGCCTAGAGGAAATGCTCGAAGAACTGATCTCCGAAGGCGATCGCGCCCTGATTTTTACCCAATTTTCCGAGTGGGGCAAGCTGCTGCAACCCTATCTCCAGGAGCGCCTCGGCCAGGAAGTCATTTTTCTCTACGGGGCCACTAAACGCGAAGCCAGACAACAGATGTGCGATCGCTTTCAAAATGACCCCAATGGGCCGCCCATTTTCATTCTCTCCCTCAAGGCGGGGGGCACAGGCTTAAACCTCACCCGCGCCAACCACGTTTTTCACGTCGATCGCTGGTGGAATCCGGCGGTGGAAGACCAGGCCACTGACCGCGCCTTCCGCATTGGCCAGAAGCAAAATGTCCAAGTCCATAAATTTGTCAGCACCGGTACCCTCGAAGAAAAAATCAGTGCAATGATCGCCAACAAAAAAGACTTGGCTGAACAGACCGTTGATACTGGCGAAAATTGGCTCACGGAACTAGATACCAACCAACTGCGAGATTTATTGCTATTGGAGCGCGATCGCCTGATGGAAGACTAA
- the rpoZ gene encoding DNA-directed RNA polymerase omega chain, with protein MQKRTSFDSAEIMHRAEDLMQAASNRYRITVQVAQRAKRRRYEEFDAIEDPLMKPPIRAIIEMSDELTQPEIIGE; from the coding sequence ATGCAAAAACGCACCTCCTTTGATTCTGCCGAGATTATGCACCGGGCCGAAGATTTGATGCAGGCCGCCTCGAATCGTTATCGCATCACCGTCCAGGTGGCCCAGCGGGCGAAACGCCGTCGCTATGAAGAATTTGATGCCATTGAAGATCCGTTGATGAAGCCGCCGATCCGCGCCATTATCGAGATGTCCGATGAGCTGACCCAGCCAGAAATCATTGGCGAATAG
- a CDS encoding two-component response regulator ycf55-like protein, whose protein sequence is MKLLLVDDDPIFRLGFCTALVQATDWAIAAENFDTILSETPRQDLDLILCDPAWLGDRHWLRYRELQTFYPSTPVVLLTSQLDAERILQAKRDGISGYLPKGMAITALIPELQSIIAGGKVWSQQPRGINQNFLAGLRRRGLQQIYTNLDQVESYLAQENLPAFYRLVFAGQRRELRTAAWLLRSCLPQSAVFLESRTLTNNDRSNREPGAIIISTPLEITTSNTRWQSSLEQTFIKLNGPLSNATTSSFELEVIAPAKRRELLYIILQQLNFIFNDPQWRNLELEQFSEQCQYSIRNLWKFSAQEFIGRYNLTADNQAEGFLALLNRVAIANTPALNPRLPHNRELFAYFLRDEPLTIDNVTYRLESQEAIARSQQILEHLLLTLANDILQFVLNTLPEPELLKAEIYQPKLRSARAIARFRNDLSWHYRLRQYWLEPKAIFESQHHLLTLGNTGIVVTTIHSPRYQELASLRGIPWAVTILLELRDALAPRVRAIISWLGKILVYLLTNVVGRALGLIARGIVDGAGSSWQSLRSRQVELANGGRKNPLKF, encoded by the coding sequence ATGAAACTGCTGTTGGTGGATGATGACCCGATTTTTCGTCTAGGCTTTTGTACCGCGTTGGTACAGGCAACTGATTGGGCGATCGCCGCAGAAAATTTTGATACTATTTTGTCCGAAACGCCCCGCCAGGACTTAGATCTCATTCTCTGTGATCCGGCTTGGCTAGGTGATCGCCATTGGCTCCGTTACCGGGAACTACAAACTTTTTATCCCAGTACCCCCGTCGTTCTCCTGACTAGCCAACTAGATGCAGAACGAATTCTTCAAGCAAAACGGGATGGGATCAGCGGCTATTTACCCAAAGGCATGGCGATCACCGCCCTGATTCCAGAGTTGCAAAGCATCATCGCGGGCGGCAAAGTTTGGTCACAACAGCCCCGAGGCATTAATCAAAATTTCTTGGCAGGGTTACGTCGCCGGGGGCTGCAACAGATTTACACCAACCTCGATCAGGTGGAAAGCTATTTAGCCCAAGAAAACCTCCCTGCTTTTTATCGCCTTGTCTTCGCTGGACAGCGCCGGGAACTGAGGACAGCGGCCTGGTTATTACGCAGCTGTTTACCCCAGAGTGCTGTGTTTCTGGAGTCTCGCACCCTAACCAACAATGATCGCTCTAATCGGGAGCCTGGAGCGATCATTATCAGCACCCCCCTAGAGATTACGACGAGCAACACCCGCTGGCAAAGCAGCCTTGAACAAACTTTTATCAAGCTCAATGGCCCCTTAAGTAACGCGACAACAAGTAGTTTTGAACTGGAAGTGATCGCCCCGGCAAAACGCCGAGAATTGCTCTACATTATTCTGCAGCAGCTAAATTTTATTTTTAATGATCCCCAGTGGCGAAACTTAGAATTAGAGCAGTTTTCGGAGCAGTGCCAGTACAGTATTCGTAACCTCTGGAAATTTAGCGCCCAAGAATTTATCGGCCGCTACAATCTCACCGCCGACAACCAAGCGGAAGGCTTTTTGGCACTGCTCAACCGGGTGGCGATCGCCAATACCCCAGCCCTCAATCCCAGACTACCCCACAACCGGGAGCTGTTTGCCTACTTCCTGCGGGATGAGCCTTTGACCATTGATAATGTCACCTATCGCCTAGAATCTCAGGAGGCGATCGCCCGTAGTCAACAAATTCTAGAACATCTCCTGTTAACCCTGGCCAATGACATTTTGCAATTTGTCTTAAATACCTTGCCAGAACCGGAGCTCCTCAAGGCGGAAATTTATCAACCCAAGCTTCGTTCTGCCCGGGCGATCGCCCGTTTTCGCAATGATTTGTCCTGGCATTACCGTCTCCGGCAATATTGGTTAGAACCCAAGGCAATCTTTGAAAGTCAGCACCACCTCTTAACCTTGGGGAATACTGGCATTGTGGTAACCACGATCCATTCACCCCGCTATCAAGAATTAGCTAGCCTCCGGGGGATTCCCTGGGCAGTGACGATCCTCTTAGAATTGCGAGATGCCTTGGCTCCCCGGGTCCGGGCGATTATCTCTTGGCTGGGAAAAATCTTGGTTTACCTACTCACCAATGTGGTCGGTCGCGCCCTGGGGCTCATTGCCCGGGGCATCGTCGATGGGGCAGGCAGCAGTTGGCAGAGTTTGCGGTCGCGCCAGGTGGAATTAGCTAACGGCGGCCGTAAAAATCCTCTCAAGTTTTGA
- the mutT_1 gene encoding mutator, NUDIX family protein, whose translation MTYRNPAPTVDIIIELGDRPHRPIILIERKFEPLGWAIPGGFVDYGETVETAAKREALEEISLDVQLVEQFCVYSDPGRDARKHTISIVFIAMATGEPQAADDAKAVGIFHPWELPQNLCFDHGRILQDYWSYRHHRIRPRLGS comes from the coding sequence ATGACCTACCGCAACCCTGCTCCCACCGTTGATATCATTATCGAATTAGGCGATCGCCCCCACCGCCCGATTATTTTGATTGAACGCAAGTTTGAACCCCTGGGCTGGGCGATTCCTGGGGGCTTTGTGGACTATGGCGAAACGGTAGAAACGGCCGCAAAGCGGGAAGCTCTGGAGGAAATTTCCCTCGATGTGCAGCTTGTGGAACAATTTTGTGTGTACTCTGACCCCGGCCGGGATGCACGCAAACATACGATCAGTATTGTCTTTATCGCCATGGCCACTGGAGAACCCCAAGCGGCAGACGATGCGAAAGCTGTGGGTATTTTTCACCCTTGGGAGTTGCCCCAAAACTTATGTTTTGATCATGGGCGCATTTTGCAGGATTATTGGTCTTACCGTCATCACAGGATTCGACCCCGGTTGGGTTCCTAA